One Aquila chrysaetos chrysaetos chromosome 22, bAquChr1.4, whole genome shotgun sequence genomic window carries:
- the CYSTM1 gene encoding cysteine-rich and transmembrane domain-containing protein 1: MNYENPPPYPGPGPTAPYPPYAQQPGGPPGPYPGYPPGPTGPYQPGQPGYQGYPQYGWQNAPPPPGPVYADGPKNTVYVVEERRRDDTGESACLTACWTALCCCCLWDMLT; the protein is encoded by the exons ATGAACTACGAAAATCCTCCACCTTACCCTGGCCCGGGTCCAACTGCCCCTTACCCACCCTATGCACAACAACCGGGTGGTCCTCCTGGCCCATACCCAGGCTATCCTCCTGGACCTACTGGGCCATACCAGCCAGGCCAGCCAGGTTATCAAGGTTATCCCCAGTATGGATGGCAAAACGCACCTCCGCCTCCAGGACCAGTGTATGCAGATGGGCCTAAAAACACAG TGTACGTCGTGGAGGAGCGGCGGAGAGATGACACGGGCGAGAGCGCCTGCCTGACAGCGTGCTGGACCgcgctctgctgctgctgcctctgggacATGCTGACCTGA